The Girardinichthys multiradiatus isolate DD_20200921_A chromosome 11, DD_fGirMul_XY1, whole genome shotgun sequence DNA window AAGTTTCACACACACCACAACTAATAATACAAATTCTTCATACAGTAAACACTACTTCTCTTCTGTCTTCCTATATCTGCAATTTTCTCCTTAATGTAGCTTCTGTCAGTAAGCCTCACCTCCTCATGAGTGACGCATCTCCAAAGGAAGGATCTACAATCTGGATGCACTGCAACATGGAAATAGGGACTCGTCCAATACATTATGTGTGGCAGTATCAACTAAATAATGGAAACTTCATGACGTTTACACAGGGTAGCAGCAGCTTCATTAATATCACAGACATCCTCCATAGCCAGACTGGCTGGTACCGCTGCGCTGCAGGCAACGCTGTCAACAGTGAGATCTCACAACAGTTATGGCTCAACATCACATGTAAGTACTATAGGATCCCAAGCATTTTTCCCTTCATTGTTCgttttaaggttttaaaacacAACCTATGCTTTAGCTTATTAATTTACTTAATTATTTTCCAAGCTTGTTATTATAAAAAAGTCCCATTTAATATGGTCTGCTAAAATATGTTTACATAATGAGAgataaaaaccacaaaatggATTTTCTGTTTCATACTTCTGTCAATACAGATAAGTCTatagctaaaacattttattctctatttttatgtaatttcacAATTTCTTGGAATGCTGTCAATTTGCCTTAATTGCTTTGGACTCCACAACTCAACTGTACGTTACTGTTACTTGATATTCGCACCCcatgaaacaactttttcacattacaatctCAAACTTCAAAGTCTTTTGTTGGAAGGTATTTTGAACAGGCCAGCACAAAGTAATGCAATACTGATAGATGGGTGGGAGATGATAAATGGTTATAAAagcttttacaaatacaaatctgaactGTGTGGCATGCAAGTGTATTCAGTCCCCCTCACTctaatactcctaaataaaacaaagtacagaaatcagtttttaaatagaGTAAACCAGTGTATAATTTGAACTAGCATAAATGAAACTGAATACTCTTTTCTTCAGCGGTAACAGGAAACCTGGTCAGTGTTGATGGAGCTTAAAACGGGGCAAtcatggaggaaaacctgttgcaTAAATGTACAGGGCAGCTActttgcaaacaaaaatgtgcaaacatttccatctcatgcataaaactggtagagacatatccaaaaatacttgcagctgtaactgcaacaAAGGGTTCTACGAGGTATTGACCTAGATCAACtgtatacaaatgcatgtcacactttactgatttttatttgcaaaaaattatgaaaaccatgtatcattgtCCTATCatgtctatcatataaaatcccaataaaatacattagagTTTATGGTTGTCAAACAGTCAAAGTGTATTTGTACTCCTGCAAGGCCCTTTATAAAGAAGTCGAAAGAAAGTGGAATAAATGAATCTTTGGGttataaattaatcatatccaACAAAACAGCTGCACTCTAGAAATAGTTTACGGATGAATCTGATCCTTACAATGTATGTGTTATTTCTGCTCAGTTGGTCCAGATGTTCCTCAGATAGATGTGGCTCCATCTAATATTGTACAGCGGGCATACACAGCACTAGAGAATGAGACCGTTTCATTGACTTGTCGAGCCCTGTCCAATCCAGCCAGTCAGTACATCTGGTTTCACAATGACTCGGAAGTGTACTCCGGGCCCCAGCTCACCATCACAAACATCCTCCGTGTGCACACTGGTGACTACACCTGTGTGGGACAAAACTCCTACCTGAACACGCGGTCCAGGAAAACCATCACCCTGACTGTTTACTGTGAGTGTGACATTTGAAATCAGACCATTCCTCTCGCTATGCTGCCTTGCTGTAAGATCCTAGTGTCACCGTGCAATATTTGGCAAGAGTAAAGTGTAGAAATCTGAGAGATATCCCATTTTCATCTATTTCATCCTAACCATATTTGGTTTTAACTTGAAGAAGTCTGACATTTTCTGCTGATTTAATCACAGTTTTGTGACTGAAACCTAGGTGTTTTGTATGAAAAGAGAACTATTCATACAAAACTCCTAGGTTTCAGTCACAAAACTGTCAGTCTTCAAAGCAAACTCAGGAAGGTACATTAACATCTTTCTAGCATCACGCAGAGGATTTAAATAATGACTAAAAGCCCCAAAATGTGCGTCTTTTATAGGACTCATTTATCCCTTTAATTTAGATTCATGTAGtttatttacaattatttttatgaaatatttgcAAATTTCACAAGGGAAGTAAAAGAGGAAAGCTAAATATTACAGGTGTAATGAGAGAGGTGTCTGAGAGAGGCTAATACCAAGGCAGACGTCTACCGACTTAACAATAAGTTGAAAAATGTGAGAGTGAATTATGCAAATGGTATTGAATGAACCTTTAAACCAAAGTCTGGTTTGCACTGGACGGTTCTTTAGTGAGAATTTGCTGATTATTTACCCAGGAAATTATGGTAGAAGGCGGTATTGCACCAATAATCTTACTGTGtgaaaattcaataaaatagCTAACCGCTTAAACCACTGTATTATGTTAGCTTTTAACATTGCTTTTACATATCTGATGGTTAGTCTGATGCTTTATAGGTTTCATTCTCGGTGCATGTTTCACCCAGGAAGATTATTGGTGGCACACCACTTCCAACCTCCATTTCCTGTGTTATGAAGTCCCAAAACAAACATGACAACAGTTTAAAAGTTCATAATACAGTGATTGGATAAACTTGGATGTTTTTGAGATTCGAGTTGTTTTAAGACTAGAAATTCACTTAGGTCTTGGTCCCTCTTGGTCTAGCTTTTAGCTTCAGCCTTCAGGACTAATTAATCTAGGTTTACACTCAAAGACATTAACACAGTTATCTGCTGCAGGTAGAAATCAATTGCTCGcactgatttaacagaaaattattttaaaactgctgaCTTATCTCTTCAGTATTTCCATATACATCACCATACATATTTAATCCCTGCAGATCCACCTGATGGCTCCCCCTTCTGCTCTGTGGAGCCGGCTCTGAATCACACCTCAGTGAGGCTGCTCTGTTCCTGGCCTGGTGGATTCCCCTCCCCGTCCCTCCGCTGGACCGGAGACCTGATCCTCTCAGGACAACAACAGGTCACTAAAGAACAACAAACAGATCCAATGAGCTCAAATATCTTGCTGCCCTCTGGAGGTTTGACTCCAAACAGCAGCTTGTTCACCTGTTATGGCTCCCATCCTGCTCTAAAGCAACAGAGAGAGTGCAGCATACACACATGTGAGTCCAGAAAGctcattaaaaaatataaataagatAAAGTAGTTCATGTGTTTTAAATTGTCCATTTTGCTCCTCCTACACTAGATACCCCCCCTGCTGAGCCTGTGTGTTTCGCCAATGTGACAGATGACAAACAGTTTCTGATACTATCCTGCTTCTGGGGTGGGGGGATCCCGAGAGCCTTGCTGTGGTGGAAGGGTCCAGGTGGTCAGGGCAAAGATGGAGAAGAAAGCTCTAATGTCCTGATTGTTCGTTACAGCACCTTTCAGTTTGGAAAGCCTTACATATGCTATGCTAAACATCCGCTTCTGGTCCAAACCAAAACCTGTGGACTTACACtgggtcagtgttcatgatcaCAAACagcatattttcatattttctacAAGATATAGCGCTTCTTATATGAGATAAATCTTCACAATTTCAACAAGACTTGGAGAGAACCACTTTTGATGGCAATCATTTCAATTGAGCTGTAAACACATGGGAACTGACAGGTATAAAGCATAAAAGTGCCAGAGCATtaaagtgtaataaaaaaaaaaaaaccacttcatctttatttttttgtcttaccACAAACTGTATGGTTCATTGGAAATATATTCACTTCCTTTGACAGTTTTACTGTTCAAAATCATTTAATCAACACAAATGAATTAGCAAGagctaaatatttttgtcatcaCTAAACAAACGAGACAAAACCAGACTTAAATGTGCAGCGTTGCATGCACATTAGGTACCAATCTCACAGAtgacaaaacaatttaaaataacatttcataacCTAAAGGTACTTAAGTATAGTAGTTAAAATGTTTGGTTTGCTTGACAATTGGAGCTGCAGCCAgtttaaatgtagaaaaaaaaaactgggaagGTTTGAATGTGTACCTTTAGAGGAACCTCAGTAGTTTCACTGAAAggcatttattaataatttattctttctaCTCTATCTTAAGAACCCTtgacatgcaaaatttactACAGCATTGCCATATTTGTCACACCAGTTAACATTTGCAAGGCCTAAAAGGATTCaggttatttttctaaatgtaatcATAtgctttatctgtatttaaatgtttcttgaGTTTATTTTAGAATTTTAATGTTTACGTTGTTACAGAcacaattgtgttccatattttatttgaaatttttatctatttgtttaataattccTAAAATATTTACTTAGTTCAGTATTTTCTGCTGTGATTGTTAGTTGTTGCTTTCAGCCCCGTTCCTTTGATTTTAACCGCTGTAAAGCATTTTGTGTTACATTTGACTGTGCAAAAAGAATTATTTACAAAATTTCTTATTCATTCGttgaataatttgtttttttacagtgcCTGTTAGTAAACCATCCCTGCTGTTAAGAGACACATCCCCAGTGGAAGGATCTACAGTAGGGATGCAATGTAACATGGACAATGGGACTGAGCCCATCCAGTACGGGTGGCAGCGTGAAATTCAAAGAGGCAACATCACAACATTTGCCCAGGGTAGCAACAGCAGCATTATCACCATGACCAACATCAACCGGAGCTTAACTGGCCGGTACCGCTGCGTAGGCAGTAACTTCATTAATACTGAGAGCTCTGACTGGGTGTTTAATGACATTATCTGTAAGTATTGATAAAATATGTCtatttctttttacacatttgtagGAGTTTGTAGTCTTTTCAAACATGTTATCTTTTTGTTATCTTGAAGTATTTGGAAAACCCCTGAACCGCCTTCTCTCTGAACATATAAAAGACATCCTGTATTGCTCTGGATTTGACTTGTATGCCTTCTCAAATATTTTGGTAACACTATATAATACATCCCACACTTTCCCAGAACTTAGTGGATCCTTTTCAGAAGTTTTCCCAGAACTTACCAGGTACTTTCCTAAAACCATAACCATGAAAGCAACGAGTAAGTTCCATGAAAGTTTTAGGAAAGTTACCTCTAAGTTCTAGGAAACTATTGAGATCCAGGAAAGTACCTGGCAAAGGAGCCCTCATAAGTCACTGCATAATATAGACCGGTTCCTATATTCAGTATATAACATTCAGCTGTTAACTGTGTTCATGCTCTCTTTTTTCTCAGTTGGCCCAGATGTTCCTCGGATTGATGTAACTCCATATAGTATAACAGACCGAGGATACTCCGCCCTGGAAACTGAACCTGTTTCTTTGTCATGTCAAGCCCAGTCCAATCCAGCCAGTCATTACATTTGGTTCTATAACAACTCCCAGGTGTTCACTGGGCCACAGTACACCATTGCCAAGACCCTCCGTGTGCACACTGGTGACTATACCTGTTTGGCGCAAAACTCCCACCTGAACACCCGCTCCAGGAAAACCGTCAGCCTTATTGTCTACTGTGAGTGGGATGTCTGACATTGAACCATTAACCATCATGCACACAGATGGAAAGCATGCatacaataaaattattaaatgagTTACCTTAGACATAttcaaagaaagacaaaaaaaactttacaaatttaatttaatctcagttgaCTCCAAATCTTTTGCAAATTGAGTTCTTGATAAATTTCCTTTTgatgttttcagtttaaaacctactgtttaaaacagctggttcatgtttttactttatatgCTTCGCTAGAAAAGTTGATTGACAGGAAACCCTCTGTTCTGGCAATCTTTTTTAAGGATGGTAATAACCTGATTTAGTGGTAGACTTTATGTGGGAACGTTTAGGGAAAATGTAGGTCTGAGACAGTACAAACACCAAAGTTAACCTCATTTAGTCTACTTGAGCACTGATCGCTAGACCTTTCAGGCCTGGGAGAAAAAGCAGGGACGTCTATCCTATCTACACTGAGTTTGAGGATATTCCTACCTggtgttaggattatgattattgattaattagtatttatcaagaattataatttaaaatcataatttgagaaaattaattcattaaccaaaaatccttatttatgaatcgaagccagagatgtcctctggtgttgtaattgtagcctaaaaagcctttgataattacaaccgttaaattaTCAAAGGCTATCaaagtaataattgataactattactagatgtcattgtttaatcaaccgtttctgccaaaacgtggggaactttgaccttattttgaatgacaaatcactcttgcacaaaataaacacaaacgacttctctttatctacgtgaatatttatgaaATCAACAGCCCAATCCACCTCGCaacaaactgcaacaagcaattgttttgaggagaagaaagtgcaggaagcgaaggagacttatacaccagactctcgctgcaccagtgtttgtttgaaatgtaacttcagtgttatggcctactgactgcccagactcactctgaacccagttgTATTtaacaatgttgagcctggaaaaccagtaaagaaaaatatttatcggcttgctgtctaaagtttacgcagttcttgctattctgatttgatggctgattACGTTGATgattgtgattggtttttgctcagaacgtcatctgcagcagtaaattgtgggtaatatacttcggcgaagtccgcttagagGCGGGCTTCGCCAAAGTGcggattgagggcacaaagggggcggggctaaggaccactctgaaGAATTAgaacacactacgcactcgaacccatcaactggaacgtgcaattcagggacacatgGGTGGAAGTGcaagtattgggacagggccatagTTGACTGTGGCCTCAGGGGTGCGACAaccccgtcctatcagccgtggtgcccgctgggatttgtaggacagactatcctgcggtacaaaatggccgatgacgttggaaaggcatagtgctGCTGCTTGTGTACTTCCTACGCAACCGTGATACCAATGCTCGTGAGTCCCACACATTAAAGGTTCTTTGGAAAGGTCATACGGTTAATATTTTTCCGTCAATGACTGTTTGCatcttcatttagtataaatccagagtAGAGCTAGTTGGTTCAGGGTGTTAAAGCTTATGGCTAGCCCAAGGGGGCCCAAGCCCAAAGTGGGCTTCTACCGTCTTTAACAGCTCCAGTcctaaaaatattaaagcagTTTATGCTAACACTactttacaaacatttaaaccaTTGTCACATTTAAACTGGGTAGTTGCTTGCAAAGAAGATGATgaatagggttagggttagaagtgcgagtattgggacagggccatagTTGACTGTGGCCTCAGGGGTGCGACGCCCCAttcctatcagccgcggtgcccgctgggatttgtaggacagactatcctgcggtacaaaatggccgatgacgttggaaaggcatagtggtgtccagcaacgtgctggtccaatattcagcaaacaagtggtccaacactggCCATTCCTTAACATGATGGAACTATTTACATATTGACGGTAAGGGACTGTGGTTATGTGGTGACACTGAAATATAAAGTTGTGTGTCATCAACATATATGGTGAGAGATGTGAAACTAGGAAGACTGTGCAAAGGGGACCATATTATTATTTACTAAAAGTGGTCTGGGAATAGAGTTTTGAGGAACCCCGTGTGATTCACATTTAGGTCTGGCAAATGATACAAAGGGGCTCCAGCCTGCCGAATAAGATCTAAACTAATTTCAAACAGATGGAGGATATGAAGATGCATTTGTCCTGAACAGTGAGCAGTAAGGTGCAAGTAGTGCCATTAAGTTCATTATCCCACTTCTGTGTCCCTGTTCAGTATGCTTATCACAGTCAAATGTATTTGCTATGTTCCATTAACTGTCTTTCTTGTCACTTTAAATATATGGATCTCATTTAATTGGTAGAAGAAAACTCAAAAGctactaaatacaaatgtactTATCTACTTATTTACTGAAGTAAAACAGTTATACACACAATGGGAACCTGTAATTCTTTGTGTTGTTTAGCTTTAGTTTGGTTGtttaatttaagaaataaaagctaaGGAGAtctaaactgaaataaactgcCTTTATATCTGTCTTAAACACTGCATGTGTGGCTTAAGTGACTACACATAGGCAACACTTCACTGATCTATACTAAATTCCCACAGACCCTCCAGCTGGCTCGCCCTCCTGCTCTCTGGATCCAGCTCAGAATCACAGCTCTCTGAGGCTTCTCTGCTCCTGGTCTGGGGGATTCCCCTCCCCGTCCCTCCGCTGGACTGGGGACGTAATAAAAGCGGGACAAGAACAGGAGGAAACAGAGCAGCAAATGGATCTACAAACCAGTGCTACCCTCTTGCTTCCCTCTGAAGGCCTGATTCCAAATAACACCTTATTCACATGCATCGGTGCACATCCTGCAAGAAAACAGCTGGCAGAATGCAACACACGCACATGTAAGTACCAGTATAAAAAGATATAAGCAACCCTAAAAAGTGAGTCAGAAGACATTCATGTTGTAAATTTAGATCCTTACATTTTACTTCTTCTACAGATATTCCACCTACAGAACCAGTGTGCTTTGCCTATGTCACAAACACTCAGCAATATCTGATGCTGTCCTGCTCCTGGGATGGAGGGGCCCCAAAGGCCTTAGTGTGGTGGGAGGGACCAGGGGGCCAAAGCAAAGGAGGACAAGAAAACTCCAACATCCTGGTCCTCCGTTATGGGACTGCCCGAAGTGGGAAACCCTACACCTGCTACGCTAAACACCCACTTCTGATGGAAGCAAAGAGTTGCAGGCTCACACTGGGTCAGTCCTTATCATCACTATACGAAACAATAAATATCAGAAGGGATTTCTTCCTAATACCTAATTTCTTAATTGTGTAGAGGTCCCTGTGTTACTGACACAGCGCAGAGTTGTGTCTGTGTATGAGGGGACTGACGTGCAGCTCACCTGTAATCTGAGAGCCAATTACCTTCCAGCCAATGAAATCACCTGGTTCAACAATCAGGGCGTGGATGTCCAAGACACCTCAAAGTACATGCTGCTACGAACGTCTGCCTGGACCAACCTGACCGTGAGAGACGCCGACGAGATGCAGGACAGTGGAGAGTACAGATGCTCCACTTCAAACGCAGTGGGAGGTGCTGAAATCAATGTCACTCTGGTGGTCAAGAGTAAGaatctgtttttgttgtctctttaacaaaatgtttctttctttaatttttctaattttggtgATAGGTGTTAAATGACCATAAAGTGCATATTTCTTTCTGCTTTGCCTCTGCATCAGAATACCCCATGCCACCCAATGTGACCCTGATCAAAGCGATGTACAACAGCCGGCATCGCAACGAGGTGGAGCTGGAGTGGCAGGTAGATGGTGTGGACCAGAATGGAGGTTGGACCGGTTTCCACCTGGAGCACAGGTGGGTGTCTGAGCGACCAAACAAGAGAGGAAAAAGCAATGACTCACAAGTACGGATGGAGGAGAGGATTGGTACCCAAGACTGGTACCGTACCGTCATCCAGGATCCAGACATCAGGAGTCACACAGTTCGAGGACTGACTCCAACTGTTACGTACCAGTTCCGCATAATACCCATCAACCACCGCACCATCGGACACCCCTCTTTAGCCAAGACTCCAGGTAACAGAGAGGAAATTTCAGTCGTAGTTTGTGGGCCTTTTTTGCTAtgagaaaaacaatgacataCACTTTAAATCTATATGTCTTTCACTCGCTTGCTTCCaattgcagtttttgtttaatgtgcTGCAATGACAAAGATGAAAGGTTAAAGGAGGCAAGTCTCAGTACCGGATAATCCACATCGATTCTAAATTAAACATCAGACATTTTTGGACACAAAGGGTTAATGTGGATATTTTTTAAATCCACAAGTCAAAAACTGCTCTTGATTTTTAACAATTTAAGACACTTAGTGAGTGTTACAGCTGGGGAGTTTGATTTTTGGGGCAAAGCTTTGTATATTTAATCTTTGTTCAACTGGGATGTTGTTGCAGTGGAAGTGCGTGACAATGTTTACCCTGCTGTGATTGGAGCAGCTGTTGGTGGAATGCTCTTTGCAGCCATTCCGACTCTGCTGCTGCTTGTGTACTTCCTACGCAACCATGATACCAATGCTCGTGAGTCCCACACATTAAAGGTTCTTTGGAAAGGTCATAAGGTTAATACTTTGCAGACAATAACtgtttgcattttcatttagtataaatccagagcAGAGCTAGTTGGTTCAGGGTGTTAAAACTTATGGCTAGCCCAAGGGGGGCCAAGCCCAAAGTGGGCTTCTACCGTCTTTAACAGCTCCAGTcctaaaaatattaaagcagTTTATGCTAACACTactttacaaacatttaaaccaTTGTCACATTTAAACTGGATAGTTGCTTGCAAAGAAGATGATGTATAGTTGGAGGCAGGAGCTGGAGGCAATCTGCCACCAATGATCTTGGTTAAAATGCAAAAGTAATGATTTAAGAAAACTcaattttatagatttttacaATGCTTTACTTTTCTGTCAGAAATTTGCGCTGACCAGAATTACATGTTCTGTGATCAGTACAGACAGCAAGATTTTTGGTGCCATCCTTCATTTTCTATGTAAACAGAAGCtgttctcctaagctccctgcttgcttgcattgttttactcctaactttttatctcttagccaaaattacagaaatattggattaaaactacttcttaccagcgactccctaggattatcatttttattttttttctaaaggattttgatgtttttataatcgaactcgaaagaaggacaagttgacgccagctaatcagcacaaaatgccttccttcaccacagaggacttcgacaaacttttacagaaattggctgttttggagatgaaaatccatcgactagaagtgaatgtggaggtgaatatggggtacagcgatgattcaactatgcctgtgatcccaaacagtaaCAGCCAGTTCAACGACTCAGCTGGCAATCAGAACaatgagaataaacctaccggcagacccccctggcatgttttaggcgcatgtccataaaatcaaggtggacgactcactggaagatctcagcaattaaataaattagaatggccagaattacagagaaatggccccgtttcccctgggaaaaggagacttcgacagtgagctgctgtcacaacaactgataggagtgagacggCTGAAAATAAtagaattcccctccaaaacagatttgctccactacagaatgaaaaccaggaaaacgatccatcttctgagaacaataaaaggtttgagaacaaacttcattctaaacagtcttctcctagattgtgttgaagccgtctctgcttgcCCGGGTCCTAGACCTAGACCgtacagaactctcccatctccccaatgagcccgctttttgctttactggattctgataaaaTGAAAGGAGCACTtaagatcgggacccaaatggctctgacatcttctccattcaacaccccccgtggccgaggccctgctactgaaCCAACAACTTCCAAATGCCACAGAgtcccaccacctcctaatctatctcctcctaatcaggaccttcaaatcacttctctgcgatacagtctgggccccagtggtaactctatcagaaatgagcatgaccaggaaaaacttgggcccctaattggagatagttgtaaaatctctgtgcttatacgtgacagaaagaacaaaaccaaaaggataagagacagtaataaacaatcaaaaaaagccataaattgtcaggtacaaccagacacacagATAATATCAGCAACTGAGTCATATTATCTGGCTTTATTGATttttctgtcaggaaaatcattttcaatcaatgacttcattactgaccacgatcttgatgttatgtttttaacagaaacatggttacatgaatttaatgaagctcccattctgatagagtcgacgcctccgaactacaattttctttgtgagagcagacagcaaagaaagggggtggccactttgtttaaaaatttactaaagtgtaaaaaagtatttctgggcaaatttgactcttttgaatatttggctctccgggtaaagagcccagtccgaaccatgttcttgaatatttacaggcctcctaagcccaaaacaaactttttcagtgattttagtgagattttatctgtgatatgtgttgattatgactgtttaattattgtgggagacttcaacattcacatggacaatcctgaagacagaagtgaaaCAGATCTATCTGACACTTAGAAATGTTGgcttgactcaacatgttaaacagcaaacgtaCAAACagagacatattttggacttgatcatcattaagggtctaaacatttccaaggtgtctgtaactgatgttgctctatctgaccacttttctgttatttttgaaagcatcgtctccaatgactcagtttgccaaagagacatgataagaaaacgcatctttaaggacggtgctgctgaaatctttaaccagatttactcttctacctccactttgccctgtaacactgtagatgagctggtagataactttcattctaaaatctcggacatcattgattcaattgctccaattaaagtgaacgtcgtttctgggaagaaaatgtctccgtggagaagtgctccaccagtcagaagtgaaaaaaagaagtgtcgaaaagctgaatgcaggtggcgaaagactggactccaggttaactatattatctataaagacagactatacagatataacctacaactgaaaactgcaagggaatctttcttttctgagatcatcagcaaaaacattaacaatgctcgtgcattatttgccacagtCGACAGgataacaaaccctcctgtaactgtagcatgttggacacttgtttgctga harbors:
- the LOC124876070 gene encoding hemicentin-1-like, whose amino-acid sequence is MSEASPVEGSTIWMNCSVENGTEPIQYMWQHETPNENISNISQSNSSIVDVASISRNHTGWYHCEVSNAVNKETSNRLLLNVTFGPDEPQLDVTPYHITNNGYTALENETVSMYCRAQSNPGSQYIWFYNNSQIYTRPLFTINNVLRTHTGNYTCLAQNSHLHTHSSKTLNLTVYYPPDGSPLCSVEPALNHTALRLFCSWLGGFPSPSLYWTRNPIQAGQKQADTGQQLRLPTSNVMMLSSESLNLNSSLFTCVGSHPVLPQHTECSTHTHIPPVEPMCFSNVTSDKQYLMLYCSWDGGVPKALLWWEGPGNQSKDGQENSNILVLRYGTVHSGKPYTCYAKHPLLAVAKTCRITLASVSKPHLLMSDASPKEGSTIWMHCNMEIGTRPIHYVWQYQLNNGNFMTFTQGSSSFINITDILHSQTGWYRCAAGNAVNSEISQQLWLNITFGPDVPQIDVAPSNIVQRAYTALENETVSLTCRALSNPASQYIWFHNDSEVYSGPQLTITNILRVHTGDYTCVGQNSYLNTRSRKTITLTVYYPPDGSPFCSVEPALNHTSVRLLCSWPGGFPSPSLRWTGDLILSGQQQVTKEQQTDPMSSNILLPSGGLTPNSSLFTCYGSHPALKQQRECSIHTYTPPAEPVCFANVTDDKQFLILSCFWGGGIPRALLWWKGPGGQGKDGEESSNVLIVRYSTFQFGKPYICYAKHPLLVQTKTCGLTLVPVSKPSLLLRDTSPVEGSTVGMQCNMDNGTEPIQYGWQREIQRGNITTFAQGSNSSIITMTNINRSLTGRYRCVGSNFINTESSDWVFNDIIFGPDVPRIDVTPYSITDRGYSALETEPVSLSCQAQSNPASHYIWFYNNSQVFTGPQYTIAKTLRVHTGDYTCLAQNSHLNTRSRKTVSLIVYYPPAGSPSCSLDPAQNHSSLRLLCSWSGGFPSPSLRWTGDVIKAGQEQEETEQQMDLQTSATLLLPSEGLIPNNTLFTCIGAHPARKQLAECNTRTYIPPTEPVCFAYVTNTQQYLMLSCSWDGGAPKALVWWEGPGGQSKGGQENSNILVLRYGTARSGKPYTCYAKHPLLMEAKSCRLTLEVPVLLTQRRVVSVYEGTDVQLTCNLRANYLPANEITWFNNQGVDVQDTSKYMLLRTSAWTNLTVRDADEMQDSGEYRCSTSNAVGGAEINVTLVVKKYPMPPNVTLIKAMYNSRHRNEVELEWQVDGVDQNGGWTGFHLEHRWVSERPNKRGKSNDSQVRMEERIGTQDWYRTVIQDPDIRSHTVRGLTPTVTYQFRIIPINHRTIGHPSLAKTPVEVRDNVYPAVIGAAVGGMLFAAIPTLLLLVYFLRNHDTNARLHAMLFGSQHSQSRENINFPEDELAAGSDSGLENTIGSSSPGTTMAEPKI